CCTGTCATTTCCTTTTCACCGAAATGCTCCAAGGCGTCAGCTGGCAAAAGCAAGTTCTTGATGAGTAATATATCTAGGGTGGGGATGAAATGTCCTTTTCTCAAAATGCCAAGGCGGAGTTGTCCCGTGTTTTTCCACCGAGTATCCAGGGTCTGATCTGTGAACTATGTGGGATTATATATTACGCTGGGGACAATGGGCAAATCGAAGATGGATTCAGCATCGCCGTTGGCAGCGCGGCCATCGCTCGCAAAGCCTATACCATGGTCAAGAAGCTGGTGGATTTGACGGTCACCATTATGGTGCGCAACAAGATTCGCCTGCAACAGGGTCGCACCTATATTGTTGCGGTAGAGCGGCAACCGGGATACGACAGGCTCTTGGATTTTCTCCCGGCCAGTGAGGAAGCCTTAGCTGAAGTGATCACAGCTGGGGGTCCTTCGGAAATGGCAGCGTTCCTGCGGGGTAGCTTCCTTGCCTGTGGCTCCATTACTAACCCGGAGAAAAACTACCATCTGGAGATGGTTTGTCAGCGACAGGGTCAGGCAGAGATGCTGGTTCAGGCGGCTAAGGCCTGTAACGTAGACTTTCGCGTGTCCCACAGAAAGGGTGTGCCGGTGGTTTACGTGAAAGAGGGCGAGCAAATCGTCCACTTCCTGAATATGGCTGGAGCCAACAATGCCCTTCTGACCCTGGAAAATATCCGAGTTTGGAAGGAACTGCGCAATCAGGTTAATCGCCGAGTAAATTGTGAAACCGCGAACATGGATAAGACGGTGAAGGCGGCCATGGAGCAGATCCGAGCGATTAAGGTATTGGCAGATACCATTGGGCTGAGCAAACTGCCCAAGTCCCTTCAGGGTGTGGCGCGGCTGCGCTTGGACTATCCCTACGCCAGTCTCAAGGAGTTGGGAACCCTGTTAGATCCGCCGATTAGCAAATCCGCGGTGAATCATCGGATGCGCAGGATCGAGAAACTGGCCAAGGAGCTTACCAACACTAAGGGAGCCGAGGGTTTAGATACATGATTTTAACTAATTTAATGGCAGGAGTTACCTGGAAAGGCCTAGAAATATCGAAAGGACTGAATTTTTTTGCCATGAGTGGGACGGAATGTGTGCTTGCGGGACATTTTTTGGCCAGCGCTCCGCCCAGTTACACATGAGGTTGGTGCTGGTATGGACCGGGTAAATACATTGCGAAAAATCCTACCGGAAATCGATGAGTTGTTGGAAAGGCGCTATGCTATCCTCCGGGCAATTGGTTTTGCTCAGCCCATTGGACGCAGGAGCTTGGCAACGCAGGTACAGATGTCGGAAAGAATGGTCCGCAACGAAGTGGAGATCTTAATTGAGCAGGGACTGGTGGCGACCAGGTCCACCGGGATGCGGATCACTGAGGATGGCCGCCGGATTCTGGAAGAATTGGAGGAGCCGGTGAGGCACTTGCGGGGCCTTTTTGAGCTAGAGCAACGTCTTGCCCAGCGGCTGCAACTGGATACGGTGATTATCGTTCCGGGAGATTCTGACATTGATAGTTCCGTCAAGCAGGAAATGGCAAAAGTTACCGCTAAATATCTGATTGGTGTTTTAAGGGATGGCCTTGTTTTGGCGGTAACCGGTGGTACCACCTTGGCAGAGGTGTCCCGGAGTTTTCCCCCGGTGCCACGACGCTTTGATATTACCGTGGTACCCACCAGGGGAGGACTAGGGGAGGAAGTAGAAAAGCAAGCTAATACCGTGGCCGCGGGACTGGCCCAGCATCTGGGGGCTCGCTACCGCCTGCTGCATGTTCCCGACGACATTGGTGCCGAGGCTCTGCAGTCCCTGGCGTCAGAGCCGAAAATTGCCGAGTTGTTGGCCCTAATCAAGGGAGCCGATATCGTTGTCCATGGTATCGGCACCGCCGAGGAAATGGCCCGGCGGCGGGGAATGTCGTCGGAGGAGATTCAACGTCTAAAAGAACTGGGCGCGGTGGGAGAAGCCTTCGGCTACTATTTCGATCGTCATGGGCGCATTGTTTACGCAACCTCCAGTCTGGGAATGAGGATGGAAGACCTGGACCATGTCGATGTGGTGATTGCCGTAGGCGGAGGCAAATC
The nucleotide sequence above comes from Bacillota bacterium. Encoded proteins:
- the whiA gene encoding DNA-binding protein WhiA, which produces MSFSQNAKAELSRVFPPSIQGLICELCGIIYYAGDNGQIEDGFSIAVGSAAIARKAYTMVKKLVDLTVTIMVRNKIRLQQGRTYIVAVERQPGYDRLLDFLPASEEALAEVITAGGPSEMAAFLRGSFLACGSITNPEKNYHLEMVCQRQGQAEMLVQAAKACNVDFRVSHRKGVPVVYVKEGEQIVHFLNMAGANNALLTLENIRVWKELRNQVNRRVNCETANMDKTVKAAMEQIRAIKVLADTIGLSKLPKSLQGVARLRLDYPYASLKELGTLLDPPISKSAVNHRMRRIEKLAKELTNTKGAEGLDT